One Corallococcus silvisoli DNA segment encodes these proteins:
- a CDS encoding ATP-binding cassette domain-containing protein: protein MPSSSVRAHRACFSFTDVVPVLTDVEFHLAPGWTGLVGPNGAGKSTLLRLLSGELIPTSGQLQFEPPSPLVCLCPQGVEALTPDILAFSESWDALARRLQGQLGLDVTALARWPTLSPGERKRWQVGAALAREPDVLLLDEPTNHLDAEARAWLVAALRRFRGVGVVVSHDRELLETLTQATLRVHGGGAHLYPGPYSTARGHWEAEREAEVASHQQSKAERDRAAQLLDKARREHQGATQSRSTGRRMRNKNDSDARSIMASTLASWAESRLGQQVTVKRRELERAEAAVGAFTVDKTVGRSVFVDYVRSPNPWLFTFDTPGLRAGDVELLGPTHLDVDREARIRIEGPNGAGKTTLLRALLEQARVPREKILYLPQDLGETDARATLDAVRELPPEERGRVLSLVAALGVDPHRLLASGQPSPGEARKLAIARGLGQHAWALVLDEPTNHLDLPSIERLEAALGDYPGALLLVTHDAPFARACTTTRWLVDNRRVAVD, encoded by the coding sequence ATGCCCTCGTCCTCCGTGCGCGCGCACCGCGCCTGCTTTTCGTTCACCGATGTCGTCCCCGTCCTCACCGACGTGGAGTTCCACCTCGCCCCGGGCTGGACGGGCCTCGTCGGCCCCAACGGCGCTGGCAAGTCCACCCTGCTGCGCCTCTTGTCCGGGGAGCTGATCCCCACGTCCGGGCAGCTCCAGTTCGAGCCTCCATCGCCCCTCGTGTGCCTGTGTCCGCAGGGCGTGGAGGCGCTCACGCCCGACATCCTGGCCTTCTCCGAGTCCTGGGACGCGCTGGCGCGCAGGCTCCAGGGACAGCTGGGCCTGGACGTCACCGCGCTGGCGCGCTGGCCCACCCTGTCTCCGGGGGAGCGCAAGCGGTGGCAGGTGGGCGCGGCGCTCGCCCGCGAGCCGGACGTGCTGCTGCTGGACGAGCCCACCAACCACCTGGACGCGGAGGCGCGCGCGTGGCTCGTGGCCGCGCTGCGCCGCTTCCGGGGCGTGGGCGTCGTCGTCTCCCATGACCGCGAGCTCCTGGAGACGCTCACCCAGGCCACCCTGCGCGTGCACGGCGGGGGTGCGCACCTGTACCCGGGCCCCTACTCCACCGCGCGCGGACACTGGGAGGCGGAGCGAGAGGCCGAGGTCGCCTCGCACCAGCAGTCGAAGGCGGAGCGCGACCGCGCCGCCCAGCTCCTGGACAAGGCCCGGCGCGAGCACCAGGGCGCCACCCAGTCGCGCAGCACCGGCCGGCGGATGCGCAACAAGAACGACAGCGACGCGCGCTCCATCATGGCCTCCACGCTGGCGAGTTGGGCCGAGTCCCGTCTGGGCCAGCAGGTCACCGTGAAGCGCCGCGAGTTGGAGCGCGCCGAGGCCGCGGTGGGCGCCTTCACCGTGGACAAGACTGTGGGCCGCTCCGTGTTCGTGGACTACGTGCGCTCCCCCAACCCGTGGCTCTTCACGTTCGACACGCCGGGCCTCAGGGCCGGCGACGTGGAGCTCCTGGGCCCCACGCACCTGGACGTGGACCGCGAGGCGCGCATCCGCATCGAGGGCCCCAACGGCGCCGGCAAGACGACGCTCCTGCGCGCGCTGCTGGAGCAGGCGCGCGTGCCTCGCGAGAAGATCCTCTATCTGCCCCAGGACCTGGGCGAGACCGACGCCCGCGCCACGCTCGACGCGGTGCGTGAGCTCCCCCCGGAGGAGCGGGGCCGGGTGCTGTCGCTGGTGGCCGCGCTGGGCGTGGACCCCCACCGGCTGCTCGCGTCCGGGCAGCCGTCACCCGGCGAGGCGCGCAAGCTGGCCATCGCGCGCGGCCTGGGCCAGCACGCCTGGGCCCTGGTGCTGGACGAGCCCACCAACCACCTGGACCTGCCGTCCATCGAACGGCTGGAGGCGGCGCTCGGCGACTACCCCGGCGCGCTGCTGCTCGTCACCCATGACGCACCCTTCGCCCGCGCGTGCACCACCACGCGGTGGCTCGTCGACAACAGACGTGTCGCGGTGGATTGA